The following nucleotide sequence is from Ferruginibacter lapsinanis.
ATTATTTAAAATAAAACCGGCACCGGTTACAACTGTTCTGCTACCGAAGTGCCCGTTTAAGGTAGTGGTTACTGAAACAGCGTTACCGGCCTTATCTATTACGCTTAGATGAGTGGTTTCTTCACTTTCATTGATATTGCCTGCTTGTGTAGTAATGCTGGTTCCCGCTTTCCCGGGGGTAAAATTTTTCAATCGTTCTTTTAGATATACTGGATCTGTTAGCTTTTTTATGGGCACATGTACAAAGTCAGCATCACCTAAAAATGTAGCTCTGTCGGCATAAGCTCTTCTTTCAGCTTCGATCATCAATTGTACTGCTTCAGTAGTCAGGTATCCTTGCACGTTGAACTTTTTATCTTCCATCATTTTAATTAATTGTAATAAAATGATTCCACCACTACTCGGTAATGGCATCGTAACAATGTGGTATTTCTTATAATCAAATTCAAGAGCTGTTCTTTTTATAGCCGTATAATTTTTAAGGTCATCGTAATTAATGATGCCATTGCCTCTTTTCATTTCTTCTACGATCAGTCTTGCTGTTTCTCCTGTATAAAACCCGGCAGCACCGAGGTCTCTCACACGCCTTAAAGTGATGGCCAGATCCTTTTGTATCAATGTATCACCTTCTTTCCAGGGAGTAGCTTTAGTAAAAGCGGTCGGTGCGGTATTCAATCGTACAAAATCGGCGGTATAGTTGTTAAGATCATCTGCCTGGGCCTGTGTAAGTGAAAATCCGTTTTCTGCCAGATCAATGGCCGGTTGTATCAATGTGGCAAAGGGAAGTGATGCATAGGGCATTGATGCAAATAATCCTGCAATGGTGCCCGGTATACCAGCGGCCAGGTGACCATCTTGGGATAGATGCATTTGCGCATTACCGTTACTATCCAGGTACATGTCTCTGTTGGCATTGCCGGCTGCTTTTTCCCGGTAATCGATAGTAATATTTTGTCCGTTTTTTAAATGTGCCACCATAAACCCTCCTCCGCCGATATTACCTGCTCCGGGATACACCACTGCCAGAGCCAGTTGTGTGGCGATCGCCGCATCTATTGCATTGCCGCCCTGTTTTAATATATCTATACCTGTTTTACTTGCCAATGAATGTGCTGATACCACGGCTCCATTTCGGCAGGTCACTTTTTTTTGTGAGTGGTAGCTATAAGGATTAAATTGTGCAGTACTTTGCACAATTATTCCTACAAGCAATAGGAGCAATATGGGAGCTTTGTATCTCATTATTTAAATAATTTGATCAGACAATGAAAAAATATATACTTCTCTTTATATTATCTGCTTTTTCTTTTTTAGTTTCCTCTGCTCAGGTAATAAAAAGTCCTGACGAATTTTTAGGGTATCCTTTGGGTAGTAAATATACACCGCATTATAAAATTGTAAGTTATTTTCAATACATAGCATCCGCTGCTCCACAAATGATAAAAGTGGAGCAATATGGAGAAACCATTGAAGGCCGGCCATTATTACTGGCTTATATTACCTCCGCTGATAATTTTAAAAAACTTGATGAAATAAGAACAAATAATTTACGGTTAACCGGTTTGTTGAAGGATAAACCTGCGGACATACATGCACCGGTTATTGTTTGGCTGAGTTATAATGTACATGGTAATGAACCTAGTTCTTCTGAGGTAGCAATGAAAACATTGTATGAGTTGGTAAACACAAACAATACGCAATCAAAAAATTATTTAAAAAATACGGTAGTGATCATTGATCCATGTTTAAATCCAGATGGAAGAGATCGCTATGTAAATTGGTTTACACAAGTAGTAGGAAAAACTGCTAACGCTGATATTAATTCTAGAGAGCATATCGAACCCTGGCCGGGAGGGAGGATCAATCATTATAATTTTGATCTTAACAGAGATTGGGCGTGGCAAACGCAGACGGAAACACAACAGCGAATAAAAAAGTATAACGAATGGATGCCGCAAATTCATTGCGATTATCATGAGCAATATCCCGACAACCCTTATTATTTTGCGCCGGCTGCTGAGCCGTTGCATGAAGTAATTACTCCTTGGCAGCGTGAGTTTCAGGTAAGCATTGGGAGGAATCATGCAAAATATTTTGATGCAAATGGTTGGCTGTATTTCACCAGAGAAACTTTTGATCTGTTCTATCCGTCTTACGGAGATACCTATCCAATGTACAATGGTGCTATTGGGATGACATATGAACAGGCAGGGCATAGCCTTGGAGGGCTGGCGGTAGTTACTAAGTCTGGAGATACGCTTACACTTGCGGATAGGATTCAGCATCATTATATTACCGGCATGAGCACCATTGAAGTGGCATCTGCCAATGCAGATAAATTGATACAAGAGTTTAAAAAATTTTATGATGACGCACAAAAAAATGGCTCAGGAGAATACAAAACATATATCATAACATCAGATAATAAAAATAAATTGGATGAGTTAAGATCATTGCTGGACAATAATAAAATTCAGTATGGAAGTTTTAACAGATCAGGTATTAAAGGATATAATTATTTTACCGGTAAGGAAGAGTCAGTTGTGGCAGGAAAATATACGATTGGTATAGATGCATACCAACCAAAGGCAGCGCTTATCAGGGTGTTGTTTGAACCTAAATCTAAATTGAGCGACTCAGTAACGTATGATATTACTGCCTGGAGTTTACCATACGTGTATGGGTTAAAAGCATATGCGGTTAAAGAAAATGGATTAACGCAGATTGCATTATCGGATTTAAAAAATACTGTTACAAAAAGTAATTACGGATATCTGATAGAGTATAATTCAATAGAAGATGCAACGTTGTTGGCTGATCTACTAAAGGCAGGATTTAGGGTAAGATTTACCGAAAAGGATTTTACTTATAAAAATAAAATATTTAACAAGGGGACATTGATCGTATTAAAGAATGGTAATGAAAAAGGCTTTGCTTCAGTAACGGATATTTTTGCTAAATATACATCACTGGTAAGTTCGGTAGAGTCTGGTTTTATGGATCAGGGGTTAGATTATGGTTCCGACAAAATTCATCTGATCAAAAAGCCAACCGTAGCATTGCTTACAGGCAATGGGGTGGTGGCAGAAGCAGCAGGAGAAGTATGGCAGTTGTTTGAACAGCAATTAGATTACCCGATCACATTGATCAATGCGGATGACATAAATGGTACAATGCTTAAAAATATAGATGTATTGATCATGCCAGCTGGGAATTATAAATTTTTAACTGCTAGAGATATTGCTACCGATGTTAAAAACTGGGTAAGACAAGGAGGTAAGATCATTGCCACAGAAAATGCTGTATCGCAGCTTGCTTCCAATGACTGGGGCCTTAAGCTTAAAAAATCTGATGATGAAAAAAGCAACAAGGATACGTATGCAGATGTGAAAAGATATGAAAATCGAGAAAGAGAAAGCATCTCTAAAAATATACCCGGGGCTATTTATAAATTAGAGTTGGATAATTCTCATCCATTGGCCTTTGGCTATCCGAATTATTATTTTACTTTAAAACAAAATGATAACCTGTATGAATTTTCAAAAGATGGCTGGAATGTAGGAGTGCTTAAAAATGAAAATCAAATAGCAGGTTTTGTGGGCAATAAATTAACGAATAAGATTAAAGATGGCACTGTGATCGGAGTTCAGCCAATGGGGAGCGGATCGATCGTTTATTTTGCTGATAATCCTATATTTAGAAGTTTCTGGGAAAATGGTAAATTGATATTTGTCAATGCGGTGTTTTTTGTAGGGCAGTAAAAAAATACGAATTACGATTTTTGATTTACGAATGCTTGAGGCTTGTTAATTTATTTGATTTTTGTAAGATGTTTATAATACAAAATAGAAATCCTGTCAATGCTGATTCAGGTAGTTATCGTACGAATTAATACATATGTTATGATGCAAAGAAGTTATTTTAAATATTGCTCTATGGTAAAAGGGAGTATTATATTTTTCATTTTTCATTTTTCATTTTTCATTGCAGTAGCGCAAACACCTAAAACATACACTTCTTCTGAAATATTATTACAGTTGAAGAAATTAAATGTGCTTGGTTCGGTGTTGTATATAGCCGCACATCCAGATGATGAAAATACCAGGCTGCTGGCCTATTTGGCCAATGAAAAAATGTACCGCACCGGATATCTAAGTTTAACAAGAGGCGATGGTGGACAGAATTTAATTGGCGATGAACAAGGTATCGATCTTGGTTTGATAAGAACGCAGGAGTTATTGGCCGCAAGGCGGATAGACGGGGCAGAGCAATTTTTTTCAAGAGCATATGATTTTGGTTTTTGTAAATCTTCTGATGAGGCAATAAGAACATGGGGGCATGATAAGATACTAAGTGATATTGTTTGGGTGATCAGGAAGTTTAAACCTGATGTGATCATTACCCGTTTCCCGGAAGATAACAGGGCAGGGCATGGGCATCATTCAGCTTCGGCTATACTTGCCAGTGAGGCCTTTGATGCAGCAGCTGATGCTACAAAATTTCCGGAACAATTTTCTTTTGGTGTACAACCATGGCAGGCAAAACGCTTGTTGTGGAATACCTTTAATTTCGGCACAACCAATACACAAAGTGACGATCAGTTTAAATTTGATGTAGGGATGTATAATCCTTTATTGGGTAAAAGTTATGGAGAGATAGCTGCATTGAGTCGTAGTCAGCATAAAAGCCAGGGCTTTGGAGTACCTGCACAAAGAGGCGAAACACTCGAATATTTTG
It contains:
- the ggt gene encoding gamma-glutamyltransferase, whose translation is MRYKAPILLLLLVGIIVQSTAQFNPYSYHSQKKVTCRNGAVVSAHSLASKTGIDILKQGGNAIDAAIATQLALAVVYPGAGNIGGGGFMVAHLKNGQNITIDYREKAAGNANRDMYLDSNGNAQMHLSQDGHLAAGIPGTIAGLFASMPYASLPFATLIQPAIDLAENGFSLTQAQADDLNNYTADFVRLNTAPTAFTKATPWKEGDTLIQKDLAITLRRVRDLGAAGFYTGETARLIVEEMKRGNGIINYDDLKNYTAIKRTALEFDYKKYHIVTMPLPSSGGIILLQLIKMMEDKKFNVQGYLTTEAVQLMIEAERRAYADRATFLGDADFVHVPIKKLTDPVYLKERLKNFTPGKAGTSITTQAGNINESEETTHLSVIDKAGNAVSVTTTLNGHFGSRTVVTGAGFILNNEMDDFSIKPGVPNMYGAVGNEKNAIAPNKRMLSSMTPTIVLKNNKPYIIVGTPGGTTIPTSVFQTLMNILEFKMKPEDAVNKSKFHHQWLPDTIFVEKTFSSIIRNKLAKMGYTLVERPSIGRVELIITKNNIITAVADGRGEDAAEGY
- a CDS encoding M14 metallopeptidase family protein encodes the protein MKKYILLFILSAFSFLVSSAQVIKSPDEFLGYPLGSKYTPHYKIVSYFQYIASAAPQMIKVEQYGETIEGRPLLLAYITSADNFKKLDEIRTNNLRLTGLLKDKPADIHAPVIVWLSYNVHGNEPSSSEVAMKTLYELVNTNNTQSKNYLKNTVVIIDPCLNPDGRDRYVNWFTQVVGKTANADINSREHIEPWPGGRINHYNFDLNRDWAWQTQTETQQRIKKYNEWMPQIHCDYHEQYPDNPYYFAPAAEPLHEVITPWQREFQVSIGRNHAKYFDANGWLYFTRETFDLFYPSYGDTYPMYNGAIGMTYEQAGHSLGGLAVVTKSGDTLTLADRIQHHYITGMSTIEVASANADKLIQEFKKFYDDAQKNGSGEYKTYIITSDNKNKLDELRSLLDNNKIQYGSFNRSGIKGYNYFTGKEESVVAGKYTIGIDAYQPKAALIRVLFEPKSKLSDSVTYDITAWSLPYVYGLKAYAVKENGLTQIALSDLKNTVTKSNYGYLIEYNSIEDATLLADLLKAGFRVRFTEKDFTYKNKIFNKGTLIVLKNGNEKGFASVTDIFAKYTSLVSSVESGFMDQGLDYGSDKIHLIKKPTVALLTGNGVVAEAAGEVWQLFEQQLDYPITLINADDINGTMLKNIDVLIMPAGNYKFLTARDIATDVKNWVRQGGKIIATENAVSQLASNDWGLKLKKSDDEKSNKDTYADVKRYENRERESISKNIPGAIYKLELDNSHPLAFGYPNYYFTLKQNDNLYEFSKDGWNVGVLKNENQIAGFVGNKLTNKIKDGTVIGVQPMGSGSIVYFADNPIFRSFWENGKLIFVNAVFFVGQ